Proteins encoded within one genomic window of Pigmentiphaga sp. H8:
- a CDS encoding LysR family transcriptional regulator, with the protein MKLEFLQTLCAVLRRGTFAAAAEEVNLTPGAVSQHIKYLEQHFGQPLFDRAARRARPTPFAHELAALVQGTLESLETLRARRQTRVSGKVALGTIDSIQATLLPMAMKVLQSDYPELDVHLARGRSERLLGELRDGAIDAAVLVRPQSGGSSRLHWQTLMHETMVLVAPPDARGDTVEQLLRGHDWIRFDKTSTGGRIAAQYVHRLHPRMKSRIDLLSSHAIIAMVSAGLGVSIIPQPYDPLRKAYRFRELSLGRGGPRRQIAFVCRRADVDKPALAVLRAAFERVAAQARDAAA; encoded by the coding sequence ATGAAACTGGAATTCCTGCAGACCCTTTGCGCCGTCCTGCGCCGAGGCACTTTCGCGGCCGCTGCCGAAGAGGTGAACCTGACCCCCGGGGCGGTCAGCCAGCACATCAAGTACCTGGAGCAGCATTTCGGTCAGCCCCTGTTCGACCGCGCGGCGCGCCGGGCGCGCCCCACGCCGTTCGCCCACGAACTCGCGGCGCTGGTCCAGGGCACGCTGGAATCGCTGGAGACCCTGCGCGCGCGGCGCCAGACCCGGGTGTCCGGCAAGGTCGCGCTGGGCACCATCGATTCCATCCAGGCCACGCTGCTGCCCATGGCGATGAAGGTGCTGCAATCGGACTATCCCGAACTGGACGTGCACCTGGCCCGGGGCCGCTCGGAGCGGCTGCTGGGCGAGCTGCGCGACGGCGCCATCGACGCCGCGGTGCTGGTGCGGCCGCAATCGGGCGGATCGAGCCGGCTGCACTGGCAGACGCTGATGCACGAAACCATGGTGCTGGTGGCGCCGCCCGACGCGCGGGGCGACACGGTCGAGCAACTGCTGCGCGGCCATGACTGGATACGCTTCGACAAGACCTCCACCGGCGGCCGCATCGCCGCGCAATACGTGCACCGCCTGCATCCGCGCATGAAGAGCCGCATCGATCTCCTGTCCAGCCACGCCATCATCGCGATGGTCTCGGCGGGACTGGGGGTCTCCATCATTCCGCAGCCCTACGACCCGTTGCGCAAGGCCTACCGCTTCCGCGAACTGTCGCTGGGGCGCGGCGGGCCCCGCCGCCAGATCGCCTTCGTCTGCCGCCGCGCGGACGTCGACAAGCCGGCGCTGGCCGTGCTGCGGGCGGCGTTCGAGCGGGTGGCGGCCCAGGCCAGGGACGCGGCCGCCTAA
- a CDS encoding tripartite tricarboxylate transporter substrate binding protein, whose protein sequence is MKTVPPTPDLPLFRPGRRAACLAAALACAGPAQVLALEAFPARPVTLIVPNPPGGSNDVFARAIGKRLGDALGQPVVVDNKAGAGGSVGAGLAARAQPDGYTLLFVSSTYTTNAAIQTGLPFDPVHAFTPVAMVAKGPMILTVNNDLPAKTPQELLALAKSQPGKLNYASSGVGSINHFATHQYAQVAGVQMTHVPYKGMAPAINDLIGGHIQVLIASGPSILPTVKAGKVRALGVTSATPSAVAPGLAPLAATGAPGYESGLWWGILAPAGTPAPVVARLNTEINRILGQDEIKDLLLREGAEPDPKTADAFGAQLRGDIEQWRRIAQQANIKAE, encoded by the coding sequence GTGAAGACCGTCCCGCCCACCCCTGATCTGCCCCTTTTCCGTCCCGGCCGCCGCGCGGCCTGCCTGGCCGCGGCGCTTGCCTGCGCCGGACCGGCGCAGGTGCTGGCCCTGGAAGCCTTTCCCGCCCGGCCGGTCACGCTGATCGTGCCCAATCCGCCCGGCGGCTCCAACGACGTGTTCGCCCGCGCGATCGGCAAGCGCCTGGGCGACGCGCTGGGCCAGCCGGTGGTGGTGGACAACAAGGCCGGCGCGGGCGGCAGTGTGGGCGCGGGGCTGGCTGCGCGCGCGCAGCCGGACGGCTACACGCTGCTGTTCGTGTCGTCCACCTACACCACCAACGCCGCCATCCAGACCGGCCTGCCGTTCGATCCGGTGCACGCGTTCACGCCGGTCGCCATGGTGGCCAAGGGACCGATGATCCTGACGGTGAACAACGACCTGCCGGCCAAGACGCCGCAGGAGCTGCTCGCGCTGGCGAAAAGCCAGCCGGGCAAGCTGAACTACGCCAGTTCGGGGGTGGGCAGCATCAACCACTTCGCCACCCACCAGTATGCCCAGGTGGCGGGCGTGCAGATGACGCACGTCCCGTACAAGGGCATGGCGCCGGCCATCAACGACCTGATCGGCGGGCACATCCAGGTGCTGATCGCCAGCGGCCCGTCCATCCTGCCCACCGTGAAGGCGGGCAAGGTGCGCGCGCTGGGCGTAACCAGCGCCACGCCCTCGGCGGTGGCGCCCGGGCTGGCGCCGCTGGCCGCCACCGGCGCGCCGGGCTACGAGTCGGGACTGTGGTGGGGCATCCTGGCACCCGCGGGCACGCCGGCCCCGGTCGTGGCTCGCCTGAACACCGAGATCAATCGTATCCTGGGCCAGGACGAGATCAAGGACCTGCTGCTGCGCGAAGGCGCCGAGCCCGACCCCAAGACGGCGGACGCGTTCGGCGCTCAGCTGCGGGGCGACATCGAGCAATGGCGCCGCATCGCCCAGCAGGCGAACATCAAGGCGGAGTGA